In the Chitinivibrionales bacterium genome, ATACAGTAGCATTTCAGAGGAGGCTCTTTGAGAATGCCTGCACGCTCTTTGAACAGGCAGGGATCAGGCCTGAATATATCCATACAGCCAATAGCGCAGGCATACTGCGGTTTCCAGAAAAAAGAAGTACCCTTGTCCGGCCGGGCATTATTCTCTATGGGTGCAACCCCGACCCCACTCAAAAATTCGATATATCACTCAAGCCGGTCGTTACACTAAAAGGGCATGTAGTAAAATTGAAAAAGGTCCCGGCGGGAATTGCAATTAGTTATGGTGGTAATTATGTAACCGGACAGGAAACCACCATCGCTACAATTTCAGTGGGTTATGCCCATGGCGTTCCCCGATTATTGAGTAACAGGGGTGAAATATTATTGCAGGGAAAACGATATACAATAGCAGGTAATGTTACAATGGATTACTGCATGGTCGATTGCGGAAGTACGACGAGTATTCGTGAAGGTGATGAAGCCGTTGTAATGGGCTCTCAGGGAAAAGAGTTCATTTCTCCGGATGAAATTGCCGCCCAATGCGGCACAATCGGCTATGAAATCCTCTGTGGTCTTTCCACATCAGTGGATCGGTATGTAATCGGCAACAACAAAGTTATTCACCATATAAAG is a window encoding:
- the alr gene encoding alanine racemase, whose product is MSIMNNRMPFAASFTTPCIELSLDNLLHNLEQIRSRLPSTVQCMPVIKDSAYGCGSAPIAAFLEQNGIKHFAVARCTEARFLRDKGILSPILVLGECTLDEIVWGIKNDIRFSLNDIGSLPKFIDAQSPVYLHCNIDTGMGRLGVLPSEINEVIRIVQSHPSLIIEGLYTHFASADVPHTDTVAFQRRLFENACTLFEQAGIRPEYIHTANSAGILRFPEKRSTLVRPGIILYGCNPDPTQKFDISLKPVVTLKGHVVKLKKVPAGIAISYGGNYVTGQETTIATISVGYAHGVPRLLSNRGEILLQGKRYTIAGNVTMDYCMVDCGSTTSIREGDEAVVMGSQGKEFISPDEIAAQCGTIGYEILCGLSTSVDRYVIGNNKVIHHIKPYVI